In the Chryseobacterium sp. MYb264 genome, one interval contains:
- a CDS encoding S41 family peptidase translates to MKRLYISLFTAFAITQLSAQEKSYFLSTPSLSPDGKTAYFAYDGDIWKADSSGGNASRITAMEGEEINPRISPDGKWLAFSSNQYGNYDVYVMPEEGGNIKQLTFHTGKDEIENWGWDSKTIYFTSGRENNFGSFKTTIEGKTPEKLFNNYFNNTNGLAETPAGEYLFTSSMESAGQTHRKRYKGENNPDILGFNPKNNSFKQYTNYEGKDFNPSVDKNGVIYFISDENNNEYNLYKLENGKKIALTQFDTSIKKPFVAANGSKVIFEKDYQLYVYDAASKSTKALNINLNTNKTLEKEQSFNVENNISYYDVSPDGKKMAYVSRGVLFVSDVEGKFSQQISDGKERVMEVKWLKDNRTLLFSQTDKGYQNWFSISADGKGQQKQLTNDLRNNRNITLNSDLSKAVYLSGRDEVRLMDLKNFNSTTIVKDEIWAFQNSKPSFSPNNEYVLFSAKRNFELDIFIYNIKKGETTNLTNTGVSEEDPYWSPNGKYIYFTSDRTNPSYPLGLQKSNIYRMALDWFDQPYKSEKFDKLFTEEDKKETKDSEKTKDKKEKNDKEKEESKDKDADKKDEKEKEKEPVVKEIKINPEYTLERIELVTDRYGYQDDPAVFLDDKKEILLFNSNQDNGKKQLFKKVFTDFEPAKSEKVFDKAAYNITKNAKNLFALIEGNVYKTAISALKPQKVVIQYTFNKDLASEFTQMYNEAWTGVEENFYDEKFHGINWKAKKDQYAKYLPYVHNRNDLRILLNDLLGELNSSHTGFSSTGKEESTYLNYFTNESGIIFKKDQPYTVESIVRKSPAFRSGVDIKPGDQLISVNGKKIETNENRENYFTTPKKQEELILTFNRNGKNITTKVHPISNVELKSLLYDDWIFNNRDRVNKLSNNKIAYSYMKNMSTDELDRFLLDMVEQENQKDAVILDLRYNTGGNVHDKVLNFLSQRPYLQWKYREGKMTTQPNFAPSGKPIVLLINEASLSDAEMTAAGFKALKLGKIIGQDTYRWIIFTSGKSLVDGSFYRLPSWGTYTLDGKNLEKTGVKPDIYIKNTFMDRQQNNDPQLERAVQEILKDLKK, encoded by the coding sequence ATGAAAAGACTATACATTTCATTATTCACTGCCTTTGCGATCACACAGCTTTCTGCGCAGGAAAAATCATATTTTTTATCAACACCTTCATTAAGTCCGGACGGAAAAACCGCTTATTTCGCTTACGATGGTGATATCTGGAAAGCAGACTCTAGCGGAGGAAATGCCTCAAGAATCACCGCGATGGAAGGCGAAGAAATTAACCCGCGAATTTCTCCGGATGGAAAATGGCTTGCGTTCAGCTCCAATCAATATGGAAATTATGATGTGTATGTAATGCCTGAAGAAGGTGGAAATATCAAACAATTGACTTTTCATACCGGAAAAGACGAAATAGAAAATTGGGGATGGGACAGCAAAACGATTTATTTTACTTCCGGCAGAGAGAACAATTTCGGAAGCTTTAAAACAACGATTGAAGGAAAAACTCCGGAAAAGCTTTTTAATAACTATTTTAATAATACAAACGGACTTGCAGAAACTCCGGCTGGAGAATATCTTTTCACAAGCTCTATGGAAAGCGCCGGACAGACTCATCGTAAACGTTACAAAGGGGAAAACAACCCTGATATTTTAGGCTTTAATCCAAAAAATAATTCTTTTAAACAATATACCAATTACGAAGGGAAAGATTTTAACCCAAGTGTAGATAAAAATGGAGTTATTTATTTTATTTCTGATGAAAATAATAATGAATACAACCTTTATAAACTTGAAAATGGTAAAAAAATCGCTTTAACACAGTTTGACACTTCTATTAAAAAACCTTTTGTCGCAGCCAACGGTTCTAAAGTTATTTTTGAAAAAGATTATCAGTTGTATGTTTATGATGCTGCCTCAAAAAGCACAAAAGCCCTTAACATCAATTTAAACACCAATAAAACATTAGAAAAAGAGCAAAGTTTCAACGTAGAAAATAATATTTCGTATTATGATGTTTCTCCTGACGGTAAGAAAATGGCGTATGTAAGCCGTGGTGTTTTATTTGTGTCTGATGTGGAAGGAAAGTTTTCACAACAGATTTCCGACGGAAAAGAACGCGTGATGGAAGTAAAATGGCTGAAAGACAACCGTACTCTACTTTTCAGTCAAACTGATAAAGGCTATCAAAACTGGTTCAGTATCTCTGCGGACGGAAAAGGACAACAGAAGCAGCTGACCAACGATTTACGCAACAACCGCAATATTACCCTGAACAGCGATCTTTCAAAAGCAGTTTATCTAAGCGGCCGTGATGAAGTGAGATTAATGGATCTTAAAAATTTCAATTCGACTACGATTGTGAAAGATGAAATTTGGGCCTTTCAAAACTCAAAACCATCTTTTTCGCCAAATAACGAATATGTTCTATTTTCAGCTAAAAGGAACTTTGAACTTGATATTTTCATCTATAATATTAAAAAAGGTGAAACCACCAACCTTACGAACACCGGAGTTTCCGAAGAAGATCCTTATTGGTCTCCGAACGGAAAATATATTTATTTTACAAGCGACAGAACGAACCCATCTTATCCTTTAGGTCTGCAAAAATCCAATATTTACCGTATGGCGTTGGATTGGTTTGATCAACCTTATAAATCTGAGAAATTCGACAAACTTTTCACTGAAGAAGATAAAAAAGAAACAAAAGATTCCGAAAAAACAAAGGACAAAAAAGAGAAAAACGACAAGGAAAAGGAAGAAAGCAAAGATAAAGACGCGGATAAAAAAGATGAAAAGGAGAAAGAGAAAGAACCTGTAGTTAAGGAAATCAAAATAAATCCTGAATATACTTTGGAGCGAATAGAATTGGTAACCGATCGATATGGTTATCAGGATGATCCGGCAGTTTTCTTAGATGATAAAAAAGAGATTTTATTGTTTAATTCCAATCAGGATAATGGTAAAAAGCAATTGTTTAAAAAAGTTTTTACCGATTTTGAACCTGCCAAATCTGAAAAAGTTTTTGATAAAGCCGCTTATAATATCACGAAAAATGCTAAAAATCTGTTCGCATTAATCGAAGGAAATGTTTACAAAACAGCAATTTCTGCTTTGAAACCCCAAAAAGTAGTGATTCAATATACATTTAACAAAGATTTGGCTTCAGAATTTACACAGATGTACAATGAAGCGTGGACGGGCGTTGAAGAAAACTTCTACGACGAAAAATTCCATGGCATCAACTGGAAGGCTAAAAAGGACCAATACGCAAAATATCTTCCGTATGTTCATAACAGAAACGATCTTAGAATTTTGTTGAACGATCTTTTAGGCGAATTAAATTCTTCTCACACCGGATTTTCTTCCACTGGAAAAGAAGAAAGCACCTACCTGAATTACTTCACCAATGAAAGTGGAATTATCTTTAAAAAAGATCAGCCGTACACCGTAGAAAGTATTGTAAGAAAATCGCCGGCATTCCGTTCGGGTGTTGATATTAAGCCTGGAGATCAATTGATTTCCGTTAATGGAAAAAAGATAGAGACGAATGAAAATCGTGAAAACTACTTTACCACTCCGAAAAAACAGGAAGAACTTATTCTCACCTTCAACCGTAATGGTAAAAATATAACGACAAAAGTACATCCGATTTCAAATGTGGAATTGAAAAGTCTGCTTTATGATGATTGGATCTTCAACAATCGTGACCGCGTTAATAAGCTGAGTAATAATAAAATCGCTTATTCTTATATGAAAAACATGTCGACCGATGAGCTTGACCGTTTTCTTTTGGATATGGTGGAACAGGAAAATCAAAAAGATGCCGTGATTCTTGATCTTCGATACAATACAGGTGGAAATGTGCATGATAAAGTGTTGAATTTCCTTTCTCAAAGACCCTATTTACAGTGGAAATACCGTGAAGGAAAAATGACAACACAGCCAAATTTTGCGCCTTCAGGAAAACCCATCGTTCTGTTAATTAACGAAGCATCTTTAAGTGATGCTGAAATGACCGCAGCAGGATTCAAAGCTTTGAAATTAGGAAAAATCATCGGTCAGGATACCTACCGCTGGATTATCTTTACTTCAGGAAAAAGCCTTGTAGACGGATCTTTTTACAGACTTCCTTCTTGGGGAACTTATACTTTAGACGGTAAGAATCTTGAAAAAACCGGAGTGAAACCGGACATTTATATCAAAAATACTTTTATGGATCGCCAGCAGAACAATGACCCGCAATTGGAGCGCGCTGTTCAGGAAATTCTTAAAGATTTAAAGAAATAA
- the rseP gene encoding RIP metalloprotease RseP, giving the protein MEIAIKLFQFILSISILVILHELGHFLPAKYFKTKVEKFYLFFDPWFSIAKKKIGETEYGIGWLPFGGYVKIAGMVDESMDTEQLKQPAQPWEFRAKPAWQRLIIMLGGVTVNFFLAWLIYGCLSLFNGEMYTDLTKFNNGIGVTDAGKKMGFQSGDKIINIDGKPAERLENASINILLGDNVTVLRNGKEVTFPVNKDGVADVLKQKEAKMYITPRIPMIIDTLVSPTAKASGLAKGDKVVSINGKQTPFFDEVSDVLLKNKGKAVNIDVLRNGKAETVSATVDQNGKLGVGVDQKAMASVVTDKKYSFGEAIPRGFVRTIEALTMQVKQFKIMFNSKIQGYKNVGGPIAIIKNMPVDKSADGSIAINWVSFWSFTAMFSIWLAFLNLIPIPGLDGGHVIFTLYEMIVGKPVPQKVLENAQMIGVIFLLGLMLLIFGSDIFKVFTGKL; this is encoded by the coding sequence ATGGAAATAGCAATTAAACTGTTTCAATTTATATTGAGCATTTCTATCTTAGTCATCTTACACGAGCTCGGGCATTTCTTACCCGCAAAATACTTTAAAACCAAAGTAGAAAAATTTTACCTTTTCTTCGATCCTTGGTTTTCAATCGCTAAAAAGAAAATTGGTGAAACCGAATATGGTATCGGATGGCTTCCTTTCGGAGGTTATGTGAAAATTGCCGGAATGGTAGACGAAAGTATGGATACTGAGCAGTTGAAACAGCCTGCACAGCCTTGGGAATTCAGAGCAAAACCGGCTTGGCAGAGATTAATTATTATGCTTGGAGGCGTAACGGTCAACTTTTTCCTTGCCTGGCTGATCTACGGTTGCCTTTCTCTATTCAACGGAGAAATGTATACCGATCTTACGAAATTCAATAATGGAATTGGGGTAACGGATGCCGGTAAAAAAATGGGTTTCCAAAGTGGTGACAAGATCATCAATATTGACGGAAAACCAGCAGAAAGATTAGAAAATGCTTCTATTAATATTCTTTTAGGCGACAATGTAACGGTTCTTAGAAACGGAAAAGAAGTAACTTTCCCGGTAAACAAAGATGGCGTTGCGGATGTACTAAAGCAAAAAGAAGCTAAAATGTACATTACTCCACGAATCCCAATGATCATTGATACATTGGTAAGCCCAACAGCGAAAGCTTCAGGATTGGCAAAAGGTGATAAAGTAGTTTCAATTAATGGTAAACAGACTCCTTTCTTTGATGAAGTGAGTGATGTTTTATTGAAAAATAAAGGTAAAGCAGTAAACATCGACGTTCTGAGAAACGGAAAAGCGGAAACTGTTTCTGCAACAGTAGATCAAAACGGTAAATTGGGAGTTGGTGTAGACCAAAAAGCAATGGCAAGCGTTGTTACTGATAAAAAATATTCTTTCGGAGAAGCTATTCCAAGAGGTTTTGTAAGAACTATTGAGGCTTTAACCATGCAGGTAAAGCAGTTCAAAATTATGTTTAACTCAAAAATTCAGGGATATAAAAACGTTGGCGGACCAATCGCTATTATTAAAAATATGCCTGTTGATAAGTCAGCTGATGGCAGCATCGCTATTAACTGGGTTTCTTTCTGGAGCTTTACTGCCATGTTTTCTATTTGGTTGGCATTTTTGAACTTAATTCCTATTCCGGGATTGGATGGTGGACACGTAATTTTCACTTTATATGAAATGATCGTTGGAAAACCTGTTCCTCAGAAAGTATTGGAAAACGCACAGATGATCGGGGTTATCTTCCTGTTAGGCTTGATGTTACTGATCTTCGGAAGCGACATTTTCAAGGTCTTCACCGGAAAATTATAA
- a CDS encoding DUF6646 family protein translates to MKKLVFMFMVIFMGATASAQAWTGKGDQKINLGLSAWGYGTGIAATYDYGLNKLISVGAGANAYFDNYKDNDKDNRVFIFGRLNFHLQDALDLPSKWDIYPGVDVGVLGKDFGIGAHIGAKYFFTEKFGVFAEVGNNGSLGVSFNL, encoded by the coding sequence ATGAAGAAATTGGTTTTTATGTTCATGGTGATCTTTATGGGAGCAACAGCCAGCGCACAGGCTTGGACAGGCAAAGGAGATCAGAAAATCAATCTGGGTCTCAGTGCGTGGGGATATGGAACCGGGATTGCGGCAACCTATGATTATGGTTTAAACAAGCTGATATCTGTAGGAGCTGGTGCGAATGCTTATTTTGACAATTATAAGGATAATGATAAAGACAATCGTGTTTTCATTTTCGGAAGACTGAATTTTCACCTTCAGGATGCTTTGGACCTTCCATCAAAATGGGACATCTATCCGGGAGTTGATGTTGGAGTTTTAGGAAAAGACTTCGGAATCGGAGCTCACATTGGCGCCAAATACTTTTTCACGGAGAAATTCGGAGTTTTTGCGGAAGTCGGCAACAATGGCAGTCTTGGGGTTTCGTTCAATTTGTAG
- a CDS encoding nitrilase-related carbon-nitrogen hydrolase: MKITGLNLDIIWKNKSANFEEIEKELQNQEADLFLLPEMFSTGFCMDAAEISDRNQESLEFLKKMAKEKNAAFCGSAPVEEEGSFYNRMYFVQPDSQVDFYDKRHLFSFSREDKVYTPGRERVIVNYKGFRILLQVCYDLRFPVFARNNDDYDAILYVANWPEKRVGAWEHLLKARAIENLSFVFGLNRIGTDGNNLFYQDSSHCFSADGSEISEKNGNLVIADLDVEQLKDFRKHFQFLNDRDAFSIQL; encoded by the coding sequence ATGAAAATCACAGGACTGAATTTAGATATCATCTGGAAAAATAAATCCGCAAATTTTGAAGAGATTGAGAAGGAGTTGCAAAATCAGGAAGCGGATCTTTTTCTGCTTCCGGAAATGTTTTCAACAGGTTTTTGTATGGATGCCGCAGAGATTTCAGACAGAAATCAGGAATCTCTGGAGTTTTTAAAGAAAATGGCAAAAGAGAAAAATGCTGCTTTTTGCGGAAGTGCGCCCGTGGAAGAAGAAGGCAGTTTTTATAACAGAATGTATTTCGTACAACCCGATTCTCAGGTTGATTTCTATGATAAAAGACATTTGTTTTCCTTTTCCAGAGAAGATAAAGTCTATACGCCGGGACGAGAAAGAGTGATTGTAAATTATAAAGGATTTAGAATCTTGCTGCAGGTTTGCTATGATCTTCGTTTTCCTGTTTTTGCAAGAAATAATGATGATTATGATGCGATTTTATATGTAGCCAACTGGCCGGAGAAAAGGGTAGGAGCCTGGGAGCATCTGCTGAAAGCAAGAGCAATTGAGAATTTATCTTTTGTTTTTGGTTTGAACCGAATCGGGACCGATGGAAATAATCTCTTTTATCAGGATAGTTCGCACTGTTTTTCTGCTGACGGATCTGAAATTTCTGAAAAGAACGGAAATCTTGTTATTGCAGATCTGGATGTAGAGCAATTGAAAGATTTCAGAAAGCATTTTCAGTTTTTGAATGACCGGGATGCTTTTTCAATTCAATTATAA
- the trxA gene encoding thioredoxin, whose product MSQKFQEIIDSERPVLIDFFATWCQPCKVQSSVLTTVKEKVGETARIIKVDIDQYPAIASQYGVRSVPTLAVFKKGELLYKESGVHDVNRLTQLLQQYA is encoded by the coding sequence ATGTCACAAAAATTTCAGGAAATTATAGACTCGGAAAGACCGGTATTAATCGACTTTTTTGCAACCTGGTGTCAGCCTTGCAAAGTTCAGTCTTCGGTTTTAACGACGGTAAAAGAGAAAGTAGGCGAAACCGCCAGAATTATAAAAGTAGATATCGATCAGTATCCTGCCATTGCCTCACAATATGGTGTGCGCAGCGTTCCTACATTAGCGGTTTTCAAAAAAGGAGAATTGCTTTATAAAGAAAGCGGGGTTCACGATGTGAACAGATTGACACAACTTTTACAACAATATGCTTAA
- a CDS encoding rhodanese-like domain-containing protein: protein MKKGILFGIILTTLTVTACKTASHSEAPKANIREVVNSSDVTLVDVRIPEQYAEGTAKNAINIPLAEIQNNTEQLKGKKVVVFCNKGIQADQAVEILKKNGVEVYDGTSWKNVKAIQDEPSSK from the coding sequence ATGAAGAAAGGTATACTTTTTGGAATTATCCTTACAACACTTACAGTAACAGCCTGTAAAACAGCCAGTCATTCTGAAGCGCCAAAAGCAAACATCAGAGAAGTTGTGAACAGCTCAGATGTAACGTTGGTAGATGTAAGAATTCCGGAACAATATGCAGAAGGAACCGCAAAGAATGCTATTAATATTCCTTTGGCTGAAATTCAGAATAATACTGAACAATTGAAAGGCAAAAAAGTAGTTGTTTTTTGCAACAAAGGAATTCAGGCGGACCAAGCAGTAGAAATATTAAAGAAAAATGGCGTGGAAGTGTACGACGGCACAAGCTGGAAAAACGTAAAAGCCATTCAGGATGAGCCATCATCAAAATAA
- a CDS encoding MBL fold metallo-hydrolase, with the protein MKVEQIYTGCLAQGAYYIVSENEAAIIDPLREVKPYLDRLEKDNVTLKYIFETHFHADFVSGHLDLSKKTGAPVVYGPTAQPEFEATIAEDEQIFEIGKVKIKALHTPGHTMESTTYLLIDENGVETAIFTGDTLFLGDVGRPDLAQKAGSVTQEDLAGILYESLHSKIMPLDDSITVYPAHGAGSACGKNMQKETVDILGNQKRTNYALNQPDKESFVREVLDGLTAPPKYFGMNVAMNKGGYESLDIVMDKGLTPIEVNDFEAYAEETGALILDTRSPVEFHKGFVPNSVNIGLKGDFAPWVGTLIVDVKHPLLLIVDEGTEEEAITRLSRVGFDNVVGYLNGGFEAWKNGGKETDEVKRISPTEFAEQFNVSSKVVDVRKISEYSAEHIDNAYNKPLDLISDWVKTIDDSEHFFLHCAGGYRSMIAASILNSHGIRNFTEIEGGFNGIKKTEKFPTTDFVCQSKVI; encoded by the coding sequence ATGAAAGTTGAACAAATATATACGGGCTGTCTGGCTCAGGGCGCCTATTATATTGTATCAGAAAATGAAGCTGCAATTATAGATCCTTTAAGAGAAGTAAAACCTTATCTGGATCGTCTGGAAAAAGACAATGTAACTTTAAAATATATCTTCGAAACACATTTTCATGCAGATTTTGTTTCGGGGCATTTGGATTTAAGCAAAAAAACGGGAGCTCCTGTGGTTTACGGACCAACGGCACAACCAGAATTCGAAGCAACGATTGCTGAAGATGAGCAAATTTTTGAAATCGGAAAAGTAAAAATAAAAGCGCTTCACACGCCCGGTCATACCATGGAAAGTACAACCTACCTTCTTATTGACGAAAACGGTGTGGAAACTGCTATTTTCACAGGTGACACTTTATTTTTGGGAGATGTAGGAAGACCAGATCTTGCTCAAAAAGCAGGAAGCGTAACACAGGAAGACCTTGCAGGAATTTTATACGAAAGTTTACACAGCAAAATCATGCCGCTGGATGACAGTATTACAGTGTATCCGGCTCACGGCGCGGGTTCTGCTTGTGGAAAAAATATGCAGAAAGAGACGGTTGATATTTTGGGAAATCAAAAAAGAACGAATTACGCTCTTAATCAACCAGATAAAGAATCATTTGTGAGAGAAGTTCTTGATGGACTTACCGCTCCTCCAAAATATTTCGGAATGAATGTAGCCATGAATAAAGGCGGTTACGAAAGTCTTGATATCGTGATGGACAAAGGTTTAACACCAATTGAGGTTAATGATTTTGAAGCTTACGCAGAAGAAACGGGCGCTTTGATTCTTGATACGAGAAGTCCTGTAGAATTTCATAAAGGATTTGTTCCTAATTCAGTAAATATCGGTTTAAAAGGTGATTTCGCACCATGGGTAGGAACGTTGATCGTAGATGTAAAACACCCTTTATTATTAATAGTAGACGAAGGAACTGAAGAAGAAGCAATTACCAGACTAAGCAGAGTTGGTTTTGATAATGTTGTGGGTTACTTGAACGGAGGTTTTGAAGCCTGGAAAAACGGGGGTAAAGAAACGGACGAAGTAAAAAGAATTTCTCCGACTGAATTTGCAGAGCAATTTAATGTAAGTTCAAAAGTAGTTGATGTTCGTAAAATTTCAGAATATTCGGCAGAACATATTGATAATGCTTACAATAAACCTTTAGATTTAATCAGCGATTGGGTAAAAACGATTGATGATTCTGAACATTTCTTCCTGCACTGTGCAGGCGGTTACCGAAGCATGATTGCGGCAAGCATCCTTAACTCTCACGGAATCAGAAATTTCACTGAAATCGAAGGTGGTTTCAACGGAATCAAAAAAACAGAAAAATTCCCGACAACAGATTTTGTTTGTCAGTCTAAAGTGATCTAA
- a CDS encoding helicase HerA-like domain-containing protein, whose amino-acid sequence MANKVKFIEELNAKYTPKGDHIILGKAMLNGEVVPEVNVTIPLKTINRHGLIAGATGTGKTKTLQVFAEQLSHQGIPSLVLDIKGDFSGIAEAGQKNALIEERYSKTQLPYEPQAFPVELMTISGERGVKLRATVTEFGPVLLSKILELNDTQQSIMSIVFKYCDDKGLPLIDLNDLKKVLQYVTENAQGKAELAGNYGSISSASLGAILRSIVALEQQGAASFFGELSFDVHDLLKTRDGKGVVNILRVADIQSKPQLFSTFMLSLFAEIYMTFPEEGDSGRPKLVLFIDEAHLIFDESSKALLSQIETMVKLIRSKGIGIYFITQVPGDVSEGVLSQLGLKIQHALRGFTAKDKKEITKAVENYPTTEFYDASTLIQNLGIGEAFVTALDEKGIPTPLVHTYLISPESRMDVLNDAEISELTSKSALVAKYEKVVDNESAYEILVNRMEQAAQNAAPTQKTKPVKEEPGMLEQVLQSKAGRTFTSTLMREGAKAILGMLGLGGRKR is encoded by the coding sequence ATGGCAAATAAAGTGAAATTTATTGAAGAATTAAATGCTAAATACACTCCGAAAGGAGATCATATTATATTAGGAAAGGCAATGCTCAATGGAGAGGTAGTCCCTGAAGTGAATGTTACCATTCCTTTAAAAACCATCAACCGCCACGGATTGATCGCCGGAGCTACTGGGACAGGGAAGACCAAAACGTTACAGGTCTTCGCCGAACAGCTTTCTCATCAGGGAATTCCGTCTTTGGTGTTGGATATCAAAGGAGATTTCTCCGGAATTGCTGAAGCTGGACAGAAAAATGCTTTAATTGAAGAAAGATATTCTAAAACTCAGCTTCCTTACGAGCCACAGGCTTTTCCGGTAGAGTTGATGACCATTTCCGGAGAAAGAGGTGTGAAACTGAGGGCAACTGTTACGGAATTCGGACCTGTTTTGTTGAGTAAAATTTTAGAATTAAATGATACTCAGCAAAGTATCATGTCTATTGTTTTTAAATATTGTGATGATAAAGGGCTGCCTTTAATTGATCTGAATGATTTGAAGAAAGTTCTTCAATATGTCACTGAAAATGCTCAGGGAAAAGCCGAATTGGCAGGAAATTATGGTTCCATTTCTTCAGCTTCTTTGGGAGCTATTCTGAGATCGATAGTCGCATTGGAACAACAAGGCGCGGCAAGTTTCTTTGGAGAATTAAGTTTTGATGTGCATGATCTGTTGAAAACAAGAGACGGAAAAGGCGTCGTGAATATTTTGCGGGTTGCGGATATTCAAAGTAAACCTCAGTTGTTTTCTACATTTATGTTGTCTCTTTTTGCTGAAATTTATATGACTTTCCCTGAAGAAGGTGACAGCGGAAGACCAAAACTCGTTCTTTTCATCGATGAAGCACATTTGATTTTTGATGAATCTTCCAAAGCGCTGCTTTCCCAAATTGAAACCATGGTCAAACTGATTCGTTCTAAAGGAATCGGAATTTACTTTATCACGCAGGTTCCAGGAGATGTGTCGGAAGGAGTGCTTTCTCAATTAGGGTTGAAAATTCAGCATGCGTTGAGAGGTTTTACCGCGAAAGATAAAAAAGAGATTACAAAAGCAGTTGAAAATTACCCGACAACGGAGTTTTATGATGCTTCTACTTTAATTCAGAATTTAGGAATTGGGGAAGCTTTTGTGACAGCTTTAGATGAAAAAGGAATTCCGACTCCGCTGGTTCATACGTATTTAATTTCTCCGGAATCCAGAATGGATGTGCTGAATGATGCTGAAATCTCTGAACTAACAAGTAAATCTGCCTTAGTTGCCAAATATGAAAAAGTAGTGGATAACGAATCGGCTTACGAAATCTTAGTCAACAGAATGGAACAGGCCGCTCAGAATGCAGCTCCGACTCAAAAAACGAAACCTGTAAAAGAAGAACCGGGAATGCTGGAGCAGGTTTTACAGAGTAAAGCGGGAAGAACCTTCACCAGCACGCTGATGCGAGAAGGGGCGAAGGCTATTTTGGGAATGCTTGGTTTAGGTGGCAGAAAGCGATAG
- a CDS encoding 3'-5' exonuclease — translation MYSIIDIESNGAGYRKESIIDIAIYRYDGQKIVDQFISLVNPESDITPFVQKLTNITPKMVKTAPKFHEIAKRVVEITANTTLVGHNIDFDYRMLRQSFTRLGYEFKINTLDTIPLAKKLIPDEVSYSLGKLVKSLGIPLTNHHRADGDARATLELFKLLISKDTENEIIQKQHEESNAKTYINKIRQLTQDLPNEKGFVYFQDEAGRIIFSDHVQDINKFSKKVFNSKSKKWDDIQQGVEQINFELTGTDIIAKLILNSKGLKKRDTLPFGLFCRNNKYVVEKNTLNKTEKPLLKFRSFTQGSKAVQFINGIEEYQDANVFKKKIDFRKRNELWLGQGRKLGEKLFMIIENGKVISYGFYELFTQIQTLSKLAKLKIDLPLSSADLNNELQLALLRGDFETLPLPK, via the coding sequence TTGTACTCCATAATTGATATAGAAAGTAACGGCGCGGGTTACAGAAAAGAAAGTATTATTGATATTGCTATCTACAGATATGATGGGCAAAAAATTGTTGATCAGTTTATTTCGCTTGTTAATCCTGAAAGTGATATCACACCTTTTGTGCAGAAATTAACCAATATTACTCCAAAAATGGTTAAAACGGCTCCGAAATTTCACGAAATTGCCAAAAGAGTTGTGGAAATTACGGCCAATACTACGTTGGTTGGTCATAATATCGATTTCGATTACCGGATGCTTCGTCAGTCTTTTACCAGGTTGGGCTATGAATTTAAAATCAATACATTAGATACGATTCCTTTAGCTAAAAAACTGATTCCCGATGAGGTAAGTTATTCTCTCGGAAAGTTGGTGAAATCGCTGGGAATTCCTTTAACCAATCATCATCGTGCAGATGGAGATGCGCGTGCGACATTAGAATTGTTCAAGCTTCTCATATCAAAAGATACGGAAAACGAGATTATTCAGAAGCAACATGAGGAGTCTAATGCCAAAACTTATATTAATAAGATCAGGCAGTTAACTCAGGATTTGCCAAACGAAAAAGGTTTTGTTTATTTTCAGGACGAGGCTGGGAGAATCATTTTTTCAGATCATGTTCAGGATATCAATAAATTTTCGAAGAAAGTTTTTAATTCCAAATCAAAAAAATGGGACGATATTCAGCAGGGTGTTGAACAAATTAATTTTGAATTGACCGGAACGGATATTATTGCGAAACTTATTTTAAATTCAAAAGGGCTTAAAAAACGAGATACGCTGCCTTTCGGATTATTTTGCCGAAATAATAAATATGTTGTTGAGAAAAATACACTGAATAAAACGGAGAAGCCTCTTCTGAAATTCAGATCTTTCACGCAAGGTTCAAAAGCGGTTCAGTTTATTAATGGGATTGAAGAATATCAGGATGCGAATGTGTTTAAAAAGAAGATTGATTTCAGGAAAAGAAACGAACTTTGGTTAGGACAAGGCCGAAAATTAGGTGAGAAATTATTTATGATCATTGAAAACGGTAAAGTAATTTCTTACGGATTTTATGAGCTGTTTACTCAGATTCAGACACTCAGTAAACTGGCCAAGCTGAAAATAGATTTGCCTTTATCATCTGCGGACCTAAATAATGAGTTGCAGCTGGCTTTGCTTCGCGGTGATTTTGAAACATTGCCTTTGCCGAAATAA